One part of the Lytechinus pictus isolate F3 Inbred chromosome 3, Lp3.0, whole genome shotgun sequence genome encodes these proteins:
- the LOC129257765 gene encoding uncharacterized protein LOC129257765, whose product MEPTVVPVGWKRAIVNEKVVYMSPSGQLLQSTEAVQTYLSSNGTCKCGLECPINLDKVFNFDPRVLCKPRTAQEASNDNGLTNLCNHKRKVVAMATWLDSVETAKVEDDVKANNPGPSKSRPIPNFATEMQFPNFPTPNALPSSMHPGTMPQMNQMNYMHHIDSIPFDAHMQRNTIEAQQHQMRMLYEFHQQFGTNLKQRKPKNQGEFIAGNQHMQQQIPFTGQSVPGMSPPRFAYPGMPRYPRQRFPFPGEFNQQHPGAMRNLHPGVVPRGVPQGMMSPQMGNMFPRPQHSHVANNQQMCMPGMYGEDVSMYVAGPTSPTFPGILHPGIRPKKKRSRSADQVKVPTTCSPIQHVLCESDTRSMSASNLLSIAAKAQLANKQQQEAVCKMPNLASQLLQLPHEELTKLIKAHQQQAKTESNEKDANSEQLSTNQSTSLCHAAPMDNPSKNLETEKSIVQEPQSIVDGDGDAAHHRDTAESEEKESVCEPQCEEIPADQEKLQDSGPLTTPSPPSQAKCVSQKSESFDESSRTWANEIKDVTDKQTVSDEPVKCEKSEPNKESSSEVQSSNPKSNHPLEHVMNEEELHRLKMEQEYLHALPGNVQQPLRAGYPVEMIPGMPTRMPVPPGHVVPRMPGIPELGAMGYPPVPWGGLQNPTFAMHETELDFAPSKKRKRKAKNQRSISADGLFTHSGMVSHQQIPQMIPFHSPDQPAMPQMVVRNPHMNPPPPHNPVPPNHHEYPHTHIPGMVRPPFPDQQLVIEQQNINSLPVIVQSALEDAQLRNMLPQLQQQRLYMKTTGPKKVKDMLADLRNSNQTAVTSANSEISSTSKDVTPIAQSISETINTTSTNAPTCISQAVKKSQQTLCTEASQTVIELDPQFSLPRDSIKTCNATGSEPLSTIYYSSNADSSVDSQHRSGIAVSEPINEQYSSILSDSHSEDMQTIGQNQDCDNSEDSLNNCGTGNDEVVTRLAAGANMDDAPCVTRQEVYSETNETSVKVLKKTSKADGTAVDIACSTSSTSKTSESGNLSTSAMPSESEEQEVATLLLSMTDQPLKSPFSNSSEKCHREDNHTVNLSADVSHCKNEGVTLESGRQVTNNECSTQKEQSNESEISVVTYSLPVAGIDSSMDQVAQMTDSSSDCCMADELTINQADNPSSSFEASQDQVFSLENACLLMQDTENVEESNSECDVSTRSEVLPMNAACDDKAKDSPQSQDSCHVMSCSQADESREDSYERNPEPGSEADAEVSSKGITTEAENATSRIQLSSEVDKDITSQVKVQQYIPDMEVGGGEGNKLVKYEQETGTDSELSTAVENSGSDNQLRTDPQIDMKNAKELCNVEEECQRGSMESLEGVSSGSGRLLPECNVNSNNSNSGDHVVQSEEIYDVDLNSNTKPAEALSDPNEGCVDSALCDVSVIDIPGESLKRVICEESVRVDVPESVLVSLARNSIDLSPEKLEDQESTSSPCGHNFESNGEEAKEGMSINVSNRVQDSVALLSERTDEDVPDSSGSSAESLEDVPSSENRTESQEPLRQSELTFENTAAVQDVKQETKCTSKDCGASGGRAALRDSSVSNIQEVLPVPEMIKKPADQSDSVTSVMDRPPDNGIVGDVASCSPTRDDEPSFTPEFETGDLVWGQIRGYSSWPGKLVSDAEVKGQKKKEEGKVWVMWFGDHSFTQVEPTKLKTLTEGLEAHHKARTRHRTRHRTLTSSLEAAIQEAMMELDNKAEQANEKKRKAGARGRSRLKRPKIR is encoded by the exons ATGGAGCCAACCGTCGTGCCTGTAGGATGGAAGAGAGCCATTGTCAATGAGAAAGTAGTCTATATGAG CCCCAGTGGACAGCTCTTGCAGTCAACCGAGGCAGTACAGACCTACTTGAGCTCCAATGGCACCTGCAAGTGTGGCCTTGAGTGTCCGATCAACCTTGACAAAGTCTTCAACTTTGATCCCCGGGTGCTTTGCAAGCCACGTACAGCCCAGGAAGCCAGTAACGACAATGGACTCACTAATCTCTGCAACCATAAGAGGAAAGTGGTCGCCATGGCAACCTGGCTAGACAGTGTGGAGACGGCAAAGGTGGAAGATGATGTTAAAGCCAACAATCCTG GTCCAAGTAAAAGTAGACCCATCCCCAACTTTGCAACAGAGATGCAATTCCCTAACTTCCCAACCCCGAACGCTCTTCCCAGCTCCATGCACCCCGGTACTATGCCACAAATGAATCAGATGAACTACATGCACCATATAGACTCAATCCCATTTGATGCCCATATGCAACGCAATACTATTGAGGCACAACAGCACCAGATGCGAATGCTCTATGAATTCCATCAACAGTTTGGTACAAATCTGAAACAACGCAAGCCCAAAAACCAAGGGGAGTTTATTGCTGGTAACCAGCACATGCAGCAGCAGATACCTTTCACCGGGCAGAGTGTACCTGGTATGTCTCCCCCAAGGTTTGCTTACCCAGGTATGCCTCGATATCCTCGGCAGAGATTCCCTTTTCCGGGTGAATTCAATCAGCAGCATCCTGGGGCAATGAGGAACCTTCATCCTGGGGTTGTACCAAGGGGCGTGCCTCAAGGAATGATGTCTCCGCAAATGGGCAATATGTTTCCAAGGCCACAACATTCACATGTAGCAAACAATCAACAGATGTGCATGCCTGGCATGTATGGAGAGGATGTATCGATGTACGTAGCTGGACCTACCAGTCCTACCTTCCCAGGAATACTGCATCCTGGAATAAGGCCTAAAAAGAAGAGGTCACGTAGCGCAGATCAGGTCAAAGTGCCAACTACGTGCTCTCCAATTCAGCATGTCCTTTGTGAATCTGATACCAGGTCCATGTCTGCTAGTAATCTCCTGTCCATTGCTGCTAAAGCTCAGTTAGCAAACAAACAGCAACAAGAAGCTGTTTGTAAAATGCCAAACCTCGCCAGCCAATTACTACAACTCCCCCATGAGGAATTGACCAAATTGATAAAAGCTCACCAACAGCAGGCAAAAACGGAATCAAATGAGAAAGATGCAAACTCTGAGCAATTGTCTACCAATCAATCAACAAGTCTCTGTCATGCAGCACCTATGGACAATCCATCTAAAAACCTAGAGACAGAAAAATCTATTGTACAGGAACCACAAAGTATAGTAGATGGTGATGGGGATGCAGCCCATCATAGGGACACTGCTGAAAGTGAAGAAAAAGAATCTGTATGTGAACCACAATGCGAGGAGATTCCTGCAGATCAAGAGAAACTCCAAGACTCCGGGCCTTTGACAACTCCATCTCCACCATCACAAGCAAAGTGTGTCAGTCAGAAATCAGAGAGTTTTGATGAGAGTTCAAGAACTTGGGCCAATGAAATCAAGGATGTGACTGACAAACAGACAGTGTCTGATGAGCCTGTGAAATGTGAAAAGAGTGAACCGAACAAGGAAAGTTCTTCAGAAGTGCAATCTAGCAATCCTAAAAGTAATCATCCATTGGAACATGTCATGAATGAAGAGGAGTTACATAGATTAAAAATGGAGCAAGAATACCTCCATGCTTTACCTGGTAATGTGCAACAACCACTGAGAGCTGGATATCCAGTTGAAATGATTCCAGGCATGCCAACCAGAATGCCAGTACCACCAGGACATGTGGTTCCTAGGATGCCAGGAATACCAGAGCTTGGTGCCATGGGTTACCCTCCGGTACCGTGGGGAGGACTCCAGAATCCAACATTTGCAATGCATGAAACAGAACTAGACTTTGCTCCAAGCAAAAAGCGCAAAAGGAAGGCTAAAAATCAGAGGAGTATTTCTGCTGATGGATTATTCACTCATAGTGGTATGGTGTCCCATCAGCAAATTCCTCAGATGATACCTTTTCACAGTCCTGACCAACCAGCTATGCCTCAGATGGTTGTGAGGAATCCCCACATGaaccctcctcctcctcataaCCCAGTACCACCTAATCATCACGAGTACCCTCATACACATATTCCAGGAATGGTACGTCCTCCATTTCCTGATCAGCAGCTTGTCATAGAACAACAGAATATCAATAGTCTTCCTGTCATTGTTCAAAGTGCTCTTGAAGATGCTCAGCTGAGGAACATGCTGCCTCAGTTGCAACAACAGCGACTATACATGAAAACTACGGGTCCTAAGAAGGTGAAGGATATGCTTGCAGACTTACGTAATTCCAATCAGACCGCTGTCACAAGTGCAAATTCAGAAATTTCCAGCACCAGTAAGGATGTAACACCCATTGCTCAAAGTATCAGCGAAACCATAAATACAACTTCCACCAAtgctcctacatgtatatctcaagCAGttaaaaaatcacaacaaacaTTGTGTACAGAAGCATCCCAGACAGTTATTGAATTAGATCCACAATTTTCTTTGCCTAGAGATTCCATCAAAACCTGCAATGCCACGGGCAGTGAACCACTAAGCACTATATATTACTCCAGCAATGCAGATTCTTCAGTAGATTCTCAACATCGTTCTGGGATTGCAGTGTCAGAACCTATAAATGAACAGTACTCATCGATATTAAGTGATTCGCACAGTGAAGACATGCAAACGATTGGACAAAATCAGGATTGTGATAATTCCGAAGACAGTTTGAATAATTGTGGTACAGGTAATGATGAAGTAGTAACTCGTCTTGCAGCTGGAGCCAACATGGATGATGCTCCGTGTGTTACAAGACAGGAAGTATATAGTGAAACAAATGAAACTTCAGTGAAGGTTCTTAAAAAAACCTCAAAGGCAGATGGGACTGCAGTTGATATTGCTTGTTCAACTTCATCTACAAGTAAGACATCAGAATCTGGGAATCTGTCCACATCAGCTATGCCGTCAGAGAGTGAAGAACAAGAAGTTGCTACACTTCTCTTATCAATGACTGATCAACCCTTAAAGTCCCCTTTTAGCAACAGTTCTGAAAAATGCCATCGAGAAGATAATCATACTGTTAATCTGTCGGCTGATGTTTCTCATTGCAAAAATGAAGGTGTAACATTAGAATCTGGTAGACAAGTTACCAACAATGAGTGTTCTACTCAGAAAGAACAGAGCAATGAGAGTGAGATCTCAGTTGTTACATATTCACTTCCAGTGGCTGGAATCGATTCCTCAATGGATCAAGTTGCGCAAATGACAGATAGCAGTAGTGATTGTTGTATGGCTGATGAATTGACTATCAACCAAGCAGATAATCCCAGTTCTAGTTTTGAAGCATCACAAGACCAAGTATTTAGTTTAGAAAATGCTTGTCTGTTAATGCAAGATACTGAAAATGTTGAAGAATCAAATTCAGAGTGTGATGTTTCTACAAGGTCAGAAGTCTTGCCCATGAACGCTGCATGTGATGATAAAGCCAAAGATTCACCCCAGTCACAAGATTCTTGTCATGTCATGTCATGTTCACAGGCTGATGAATCAAGGGAAGACTCTTATGAAAGAAATCCAGAACCAGGCAGTGAGGCTGATGCCGAGGTCTCTTCTAAAGGGATTACAACAGAAGCAGAGAATGCCACATCAAGAATACAACTCAGTAGTGAAGTAGATAAAGATATTACATCACAGGTCAAAGTTCAACAATATATACCAGATATGGAGGTGGGAGGAGGGGAAGGAAACAAACTTGTCAAATATGAGCAAGAAACGGGAACTGATTCTGAACTTAGTACAGCAGTTGAGAACAGTGGATCTGACAACCAATTAAGGACTGACCCACAAATTGATATGAAAAATGCCAAAGAATTATGTAATGTAGAGGAAGAATGTCAAAGAGGTTCAATGGAAAGCTTAGAAGGTGTTAGTAGTGGAAGTGGAAGGCTGTTACCAGAGTGCAATGTAAATTCTAACAATTCCAATTCCGGTGATCATGTAGTTCAAAGTGAAGAAATTTATGATgtagatttaaattcaaataccAAACCTGCAGAGGCTTTATCTGACCCAAACGAGGGTTGTGTGGACAGTGCTTTGTGTGATGTCAGTGTCATTGACATACCAGGAGAATCATTAAAACGAGTCATTTGTGAGGAATCTGTAAGAGTGGATGTTCCTGAATCAGTTCTTGTGAGTTTGGCTAGGAATAGCATTGATTTGTCTCCAGAAAAACTTGAAGATCAGGAAAGCACCTCATCTCCTTgtggtcataattttgaaagcAATGGTGAGGAAGCAAAAGAGGGAATGTCCATTAATGTTTCTAATCGAGTGCAGGATTCGGTTGCTCTTTTGAGTGAGAGAACTGATGAAGATGTTCCAGATTCTTCTGGGAGTAGTGCAGAGTCATTGGAGGACGTTCCAAGTAGTGAGAACAGGACTGAATCACAAGAACCTCTGAGGCAGTCAGAATTGACATTTGAAAACACTGCTGCTGTTCAGGACGTGAAGCAAGAAACAAAATGTACAAGTAAAGATTGTGGTGCTAGTGGTGGTCGAGCTGCCCTGAGGGACTCATCTGTGAGCAACATCCAAGAAGTGCTTCCTGTTCCTGAGATGATCAAGAAGCCAGCTGATCAGAGTGACAGTGTGACCTCTGTCATGGACAGACCACCGGATAATGGAATAGTGG GAGATGTAGCCTCTTGTTCTCCCACCCGTGATGACGAACCTTCGTTCACACCTGAGTTTGAGACGGGAGACCTGGTCTGGGGTCAAATCAGAGGTTACTCATCTTGGCCAGGGAAGCTAGTTAGTGATgctgaggtcaaaggtcaaaagaagaaggaagaaggcAAG